From the Pseudomonadota bacterium genome, the window AGGGCCTTCCCGACAAGATCATCCTTTCTCACAAATCCCCAGAACCTGCTGTCAAGGCTCCTGTCCCTGTTATCCCCCATCACAAAATAAGAATCTTTCGGAACCTTAATGGGCTCCAAATTATCCTTCGGAGAAAGGAAACCTGGTATAATATTGTTGTCAGAAAAATACCCCCATGGATCATCCATCTTTTTCCCATTCAGATATATCTTCTTATCCTTTATCTCAATCGTATCCCCTTCTTTCGCAATCACCCTCTTAATAAAATCTTTGCTTCTGTCCACAGGATAGCGAAAAACTATTATTTCTCCCCTCTCAGGATTGCCGAGGGTAAATAGTACCACATCTGTAAATGGAATCTTCACCACATAATTTAATCTGTTCACAAGAAGATGGTCACCAATAAGGAGGGTTGGCTCCATAGAACTCGACGGAATCTTGAAGGCCTGGATGAAAAAGCTCCTCACAAAAAAGGCTATAATCGCCGCAATGATTAATGATTCAATATATTCCCTTGTCTTACTCTTTGTCTTCTCCATCTCTTTCATCCTTATTCTATAGGGTTTAGGGGATAGGGGTTAGGCTATACCCTGTACCCTCTACCCTATACCCTTAATTTTACATTTTCTCCGGTGCTGATACACCAAGTATATTCAAACCACTTTTAATAACCTTCTGTAACATATCAAGAAGCAAAAGCCTCGCCAGTGTCAGCTCCACGTCATTTTTTAAAACCCTCGTCTTATTATAATAACTATGAAATTTTCCCACCAGGTCAAGGAGGTAAAAGGTTATTCTATGAGGCTCCAGGCTCCTCGCACTTCCTTCTATCACATCATAAAAATGAAGAATACCTTTAATGATATCAATCTCGTCTTTTAAGGTTAATAAGCTCAAATCAGCTACATGCCCTCTGCCCTCTGCCGTAAGTGCTTCAACATCTATACCATCCTCTTTTGCGACCTTAAAGATACTCTCAATCCTGGCGTGGGCGTACTGGACGTAATACACAGGGTTTTCATTTGATGTCTTTTTTGCAAGGTTAAGGTCAAACTCAAGATGGGCATCGCTTTTCCTCATAAGGAAGAAGAATCTTGCCGCATCCTTCCCGACTTCATCCAGGACCTCTTTTAATGTTGTAAACTCCCCTGCCCTTGTGGACATACCCACCGGTTTTCCATCCTTTAAAAGCGTAACGAACTGTATCAGTATGACCTTTAAACCTTCTTTATCCCTCCCCAATGCCTTGACAGAGGCCTTTAACCTCGGTATATACCCATGGTGGTCAGAACCCCAGATGTCTATAAGGACATCGAAGGCCCTATCAAACTTCTCTCTATGATAGGCAATATCAGATGCAAAATACGTCCTTTCCCCATCTGACTTTATCAAAACCCTGTCTTCGTCAGCCTCAAAGAAGCTTGTCTTGAACCATAAGGCGCCATCCTTCTCATATGCATACCCCTTATCTTTTAGCATCTCTATCGTCTCATCCACAATACCCTTTTTATACAGGTCTGATTCTCTGTAGTAGTTATCAAACATCACACCGAAATCCTCAAGGTCTTTTTCTATACCCTTCATTACCATATCGCCGGCAAAGCCCGCCATGAACCTGATTGCCTTACCTTTGTCAGACGGAACTGGAATATCCTTTTCCATCAGGAGTGCCGCAAGGTCTTTCACGTAATCTCCCTGGTACAGATGCTTTGGATAAGGAACCTCTTCTCCTTTTAGTTCCCTCCATCTCGTATATGTAGATTCGCCGAGGGTTTCTATCTGCTTTCCTGCATCATTTATGTAATATTCTTTTACCACATCATAACCAACCTTCTTCAATACATTTGTCAGGACATCCCCTACTGCCGCTCCTCTCCCATGCCCTATATGCAGAGGACCTGTGGGATTTGCACTCACAAACTCTATCAAAACCCTCTTTCCATTGCCTATATCAGGGAATAAGGCTTCTATCCCCCTGTCATAAGCCTCCCTTAAGGCCTCTCTCCAGACCTCATCCTTTACATAAAAATTGATAAACCCCTTCCCTGCCACCTCCACCTTCTCGCATATCCCGCCAAACCCCATATTTTGAATCAGGGTTTTTGCTATCTCTTGAGGATTCCTTTTTAGTTTGGGGGCTAAAAAAAAGGCAATATTCGTGGAATAATCGCCGAACTCATCTTCCCTTGGGATCTCTATAACAGGATTAATGCTGATTTCGTAAGGTAAAATCCCCTTTTCCTTACAACTGTTACATGCCTCCTCTATTATTTCCACTATCCTCTTTCTTATCATCAGGTTTCTCCCTATCCCTTATAGTTACATCCTTTGTAAACTCGGGGCATCTGAACGTCACATCCTTACCTCTCAGAAACTTCTTCTGGCAATCCTTTCTCCAGGCACAGATAATACAGAGTGAAGGTTCATTACCCATCATGTCTCCATTAAAATCTCTTTATAAAGTGCA encodes:
- the lepB gene encoding signal peptidase I → MEKTKSKTREYIESLIIAAIIAFFVRSFFIQAFKIPSSSMEPTLLIGDHLLVNRLNYVVKIPFTDVVLFTLGNPERGEIIVFRYPVDRSKDFIKRVIAKEGDTIEIKDKKIYLNGKKMDDPWGYFSDNNIIPGFLSPKDNLEPIKVPKDSYFVMGDNRDRSLDSRFWGFVRKDDLVGKALIIYFSWNGKSDEILHYVRWSRIARLIR
- the argS gene encoding arginine--tRNA ligase — translated: MIRKRIVEIIEEACNSCKEKGILPYEISINPVIEIPREDEFGDYSTNIAFFLAPKLKRNPQEIAKTLIQNMGFGGICEKVEVAGKGFINFYVKDEVWREALREAYDRGIEALFPDIGNGKRVLIEFVSANPTGPLHIGHGRGAAVGDVLTNVLKKVGYDVVKEYYINDAGKQIETLGESTYTRWRELKGEEVPYPKHLYQGDYVKDLAALLMEKDIPVPSDKGKAIRFMAGFAGDMVMKGIEKDLEDFGVMFDNYYRESDLYKKGIVDETIEMLKDKGYAYEKDGALWFKTSFFEADEDRVLIKSDGERTYFASDIAYHREKFDRAFDVLIDIWGSDHHGYIPRLKASVKALGRDKEGLKVILIQFVTLLKDGKPVGMSTRAGEFTTLKEVLDEVGKDAARFFFLMRKSDAHLEFDLNLAKKTSNENPVYYVQYAHARIESIFKVAKEDGIDVEALTAEGRGHVADLSLLTLKDEIDIIKGILHFYDVIEGSARSLEPHRITFYLLDLVGKFHSYYNKTRVLKNDVELTLARLLLLDMLQKVIKSGLNILGVSAPEKM